TCCAGTTGGCACAGTCTCAGAGAAAGAACAAACTTTGAAATGCTGAATTCAATGATAGGAATATTTAGGAACATGAAGCTCAATAGTTGACAATAGTTGATAAATTGCCATGAGCCACGAAAATACTGCAGCATATATAATCCACatgcaacaaaaataattaacatgaAATCAGTAAACTACTCTAGACAAATGAATAATAGTCCATTAGTACTTGATTTTTGTTTATTAGAACATTATCATTTACCACTACAAAGTAAACTGCTGATTAAGAAAGCAACAATCATTCACATACAGATCcaagaatcaagtagctgactgGTCAATAAATATATTATGTAGCCTAACTTATTTGAGAATAAGCATACTCAACGGAaaggtttctgccatttaatcacTAAATACAGCTAAAATCAATATCTAACTATTCTAACCCTTACCTCTTTGTTGATCAAATACACAAGACTTGTCTCTATTTTTCTCTTGAGCCCAAACCTTAATCGTTCCAAGAACCAGAATTTTGGTTACATTTCACAAGGCCATTCGACCAAATTAAACACAGAGGAGAGAAAATCACTCACCTCTCTTTGCTTATGGTGGTAGTTGTGTTAATATTCTCATGTTAGGAGTCTAATAGCAATGCCATTTGGCTAGCCTTGTACCAGTTCGACATAGTTAACATAATTATATCATGTCACTGTTATTGCTTTTGTCacctcatattatatatataacaaaatgaTTAAGGATTCTATTTTTCATCATCTATTACATTTTTACCATTTATTTTAACACCGTTGCTGTTGCAATCATGTCAATGAATCCAAGCGTATCTTAGAACTTCTTAATAGAAGTAAACAGGACAAGCATCCATTTTTTTAAGCTTGACAGAGCACATGTAAGCAAGGAGAAAGTAATTATCCAACTGCCTCTGTAATTTGAAGCTGATAACACAAAATAATGTCCTTAGTGAGAAGCAAAGAAACTAATCAAAGAAAATATTAGAATATATCTACCCAAGCTTCAGCACTTAACTGTCGAAGTTATTGCACCAGGATATaaattggcttcagcacttcagTTAATTATCTGCATTAACCCTTCATAGAACTTCATCATacatattttgaatttatatcTCATTTTCCTGAAAATGTCACATGATGTTTTATTAGAAAAGTTGcagaaaaggagaaaaaaatgcaatgattCCTCCAATGCATGAAACTTTATAAAGAGAGGTTATCTGAGCAACAGATTCAGTAGAGAGGTTATTTGAGCAACAGATTCCTCCCTTAGTAATTATGAAATTGTAAACAAGTTTGAGTTTTACTTCTTGGGCTTCTTTTTTTCTGAATATCTGAGCAATAGATTCAGTAGAGAAGTTATCTACATGTTGATACAATAGTTAAAGGTACAAAAAACTGCATTGCAGATTATATCAGTTTAATTAAATACCATAACAATCATTGGAAAAACAAGTTGCTATTTTCTTCTCATCCACATAGAGAAGCACCTACTTGAAAAGAAATCACATTTGctatagaaaattaaataaatgcaAATCAAACCTGAGAATGACTTCAATCTCTTAACTCACAGCAGCCTCCACATCATAAAGCAACAATAAAAATCATTGAGAGATTCAAAGTTACAATAAATCCTGCCACAAAGTATACTAGTAAAAAGGTTTCCTTTTAGTCACAATTTAATATACCCTTCCCAATTCCCAAAGACGCCCTTCCTATAAGAAATATACTAGCAAATTCAAAGTTAAAAAGTTACTCAATAATCCTTGAAGATAACTCTAAAATTGGAACCAAAACTCCAACTCTGTTTGGCACTAAAAGGAATCAACTTGCTTTACTTGTAATCAAGCATTTCTTATAGCTGTCTTGTgcaaaaaagttaaattaaaataaggTAGGTACATAGCTTAAATTAGTAGCTACAATGCAACTAAAAGAAAGAGTAATGCTAAACCTCAGAATCAAAAACACCAGAAAAGATGAAGCTCAAACATGTTCCAGTtattccatttccagcacaaggGCATGTGAACCCTCTAATGCACTTGTCTCATAAATTAGCACAACATGGCTGcaaagttaaattgcaagaaaatatgcaagagcTCATTGATGATGGAATCATGGATACCAATGGTAAGAGTTATAATTTTCACTCTTTACTCAACTTTACTATTTCGGATAAATCGCAAAAACTACTCATGATAAATTTCATACAATCTACAGAACATTGAGAGCATTAGATCAGTGTAATAAATCAAGAGAGTAAAGAAAGCATAGTGGATTGGCAAAGTTAGCAAAAGCAAATGCAGATCATTAGATCAGTGTAATACATGAAAAATTCTAAGAAATTGACTTGAAGGAGATGAATAAGCACTTAAAAATATGTTCCTTTTGCTTCACTCAAATTTTAACTCCAGTTGGCACAGTCTCGGAGAAAGACCAAACTTTGAAATGCTGAATTCAATGATAGGAATATTTAGGAACATAAAGCTCAACTCAAAACACATGGAATTAGTTAACATATAGAGTGAAGAGGAGGTACCTGTCACGGATTTGAACTTGTTCCATCATGGACGCCATTCTTTGCTGATAAGCTTCTGGAAGTGATTCCAAACCAGCTAACATGCTCTTAtccatgattcaattcaattcaactcaACCTAGTGTTCTTCATTCACATTAATCATATATGATCTGTTAAACACGATTTTACAATGAAATAATATGTTGAACTGATTATGGCGAGATATATGATCTGGTATTAATCAACCCAATTAATTAGCAGATGGATCAAAATCGAATTGAGAAAACTAATCCAAATAGAAACCGGAACCTGAAGAAGAGGTCTGGGGAGATTGCAGCAGAACTTTTCAAAAGAGAGAATTGCATCCGCACCCTTGGCGTCGAAAACGGCACCGATGAAACACCTGAAGAGACatcgaaattgaaattgaaatgagaatgaaatgaaagttggagagagagaggggttgaGAGTACGAACAGGAAGTAATCGTAGAAGCTGAAAGTGAGGACAGGAGCACGGCAAGCCCTAGCAGCGACGGCGGCTTCAATTGACCCCAGGAGCGACGACAGTGCACGGCGGAACAACCTCCTTCTCTCTCGCGTCGCATCTTCGTCCTCTCTCTCCATCTCGTATGTGAatcatctttctctctctctcctccggaCTCCCTCCTCCACGACGGCGATGGCAGCGGCTGCAGCGGCGTTGCGGCGGTGACCCCCTCTCACTCTCTGGTCTCTCGCTCGCACTCTCATCTCTGTCTTCCTCCTCTCCTCCCTCTGGTTCACTCATTCTGAAtctgggtgtgtgtgtgtgtgtgaaagggTGCGTGGCGAAGGTGAGCTTTGGAGGCAGGCAGGGTTTCTACTTCACGATGGTGACTTTGGAGGGAATGGGGGGCGACGAGGGTTTACGAAAGTGGATGAAGGTGCTTTGGAGGTGAGTGAGATTTGGAGGGAATggacaaaaattttactaagtgtcATCAGTTTGCTTTcaggaaaaagaggaaaaaaatttaCTAACTGTTAAGTTTTTGActctagatacattaggcatcacttttaaaacgcacccaaaacttaataaataggctacTCTTTAGAAGCGTCtcctttgatacgaaaagtgaacctataaatatcaacctacggctacgctttataagtgatttctataatacctaaggctacgctttttaaatgatgccgcatttgtgtatccttttctcttataaaaaggcaacacggagaaaagcgtagcctattttaataggctatgcttttcaaatgtagcttaaaaaaagtgtggctgaatgagtatttttcttgtagtgtttttccttttgctgtaagagacaaagctagaacatggttggactcacaacctaaggatagcctggactcttgggataagctggtcacagccttcttggttaaattctttcctcctcaaaagttaagcaagcttagagtggatgttcagaccttcaagcaaaaaagatggtgaatccctctatgaagcttgggaaagatacaagcagatgaccaaaaagtgtccttctgacatgatttcagaatggaccatgatagatttATTCTATTATGttctgtctgagttctctaagatgtcactggatcattctgcaggtggatccattcacttaaagaaaacgcctgcagaagctcaggaacttattgaaatggttgcaaataaccaattcatgtacacttctgagaggaattccgtgaataatgggacgcctcagaggaagggagttcttgaaattgatgctctgaatgccatattggctcaaaacaaaatgttgactcagcaagtcaacatgatttctcaaagtctgaatggatggcaaaatgcatccaacagtactaaagagacatcttctgaagaagaagcttatgatcttgataaccctgcaatggcagaggtaaattacatgggtgaaccttatggaaacacctataattcatcatggagaaatcatccaaatttctcatggaaggatcaacaaaagcctcaacaaggctttaataatggtggaagaaataggctcaacaatagcaagccttttccatcatcttctcagcaacagatagagaattctgagcagaactcctctaacttagcaaacatagtctctgatctgtctaaggtcactttaagtttcatgagtgaaacaaggtcctccatcagaaatttggaggcacaagtgggccaactgagtaagaaagtcactgaaacccctcctagtactctcccaagcaatactgaagagaatccaaaaagagagtgcaaggccattgacataatcaacatggccgaacctagggaggaaggagaggacgtgaatcccaatgaggatcATGGGACATCTCTCAGGCAAGAAGGAgtcccctattgaggacctaaaggaacctgaggctcatatagagaccatagagattccattaaacctccttctaccattcatgagctctgaagactattcttcctctgaatatctaggagccatcataaagctgaatgtcaaattgtttggtaatgagacttgggaaggtgaacctcccttgctcatcagtgaactagatacatgggttcagcaaaccttacctcaaaagaaacaagatcctagtaaatttttaataccctgtaccataggcaccatgacctttgaaaaggctctgtgtgacctagggtcaggcataaatcttatgccactctttgtaatagagaagctggggatcattaaggtacaacctgccatattctcattgcaaatggcagacaagtcagtaagacaagcttatggattggtagaggacgtgttggtaaaggttgaaggcctttacatccctactgattttataatcttagacactaggaaggaggaggatgaatgcatcatccttggaagagctttcctagccacagcaggagctgtgattgatgttgacagaggagaattagtccttcaattgaatggggactaccttgtgtttaaaacccaagggtgttcctctgcaaccatggagaggaagcacgaaaagcttctctcagtacagagtcaagcagagcccccacaatcaaactctaagtttggttttgggaggctacagccaaactctaagtttggtattgaatccccacatccaaactctaagtttggtgttggaaatctacaacattgacctgatcacctgtgagactccatgagagcccactgtcaagctagtgacattaaaggagcgcttattaggaggtaacccaatttttatttatctaattttattttatttttattgttcttttatgtcttattaggttcatgatcatgtggagtcacaaaataaatactaaaattaaaaatagaataaaaaacagcagaagaaaaatcacaccctggaggaaggacttactggtgtttaaacgccagtaagaagcatctggctggcgttcaacgccagaacagagcatggatctggcgttgaacgccagaaacaagcaacatcctgtcGTTCAAATGCCAGGgatacaccctgaggagagctggtgctgaacgccagaaacaagcatgaaactggcgttcaatgccagaaacatgctacagatgggtgctgaacgcccaaaacaagcatcaatccggcgttcaaacgccagaattgcatgcaaggcatttcacatgcctaattggtgcggGGTCGTtaaatccttgacaccacaggattgGTGGACCCCAcggaatcatctcaggatctgtggaccccacaggatccctacctacctcaactcaccttctctcctcttcacacaatcccataaatattcttccccaaaaatccttcaccaatcacctcaatctctcttccccatcacctcttcaccactcacatccttctactcttccctataaaccccacctaccttcaaaattcaaaatcactttcccacccaacccacccaatatggccAAACCTTAACCCATCtacctccactatataaacccctccattcttcttcattttcacacaacacaaccctctcttctcctccttggccgaaacacaaccctctctccctctccatattttcttcttcttcatctattctttcttctcttgctcgagggcgagcaatattctaagtttggtgtggtaaaagcatagctttttgtttttccataaccacctatggcacctaaggccggagaaatctctagaaaaggaaaagggaagacaaaagcttccaccaccgagtcatgggagatggagagattcatttctaaagcccatcaagaccacttctatgatgttgtgaccaagaagaaggtgatccctgaggtccctttcaagctcaagaaaaatgagtatccggaaatccgacatgagatccaaagaagaggttggaaagttctaaccaaccccattcaacaagtcggaatcctaatggttcaagagttctatgccaatgcatggatcactaggaaccatgatcaaagtatgaacccgaacccaaagaattatcttacaatggttcgggggaaatacttagattttagtccgaaaaatgtgaggttggcattcaacttgcccatgatgcaaggagatgcacacccctacactagaagggtcaactttaatcaaaggttggaccaagtccttacagacatatgtgtggaaggagctcaatggaaaagagactccaaaggtaaaccagttcaattaagaagactggacctcaagcatgtggctagaggatggttggagttcatccaacgctccatcatccccactagcaaccgatccgaagttactgtggatcgggccatcatgattcatagcatcatgattggagaggaagtagaagttcatgaagtcatctcccttgaattctacaaaatagccgaaaagtcctccaccatggcaaggctagcttttcctcatcttatttgccatatatgttactcagctggagttatcatagaaggagacatccccattgaggaggataagcccatcactaagaagaagatggagcaaacaagagagcccactcatggaccccaagagacgcatgaagaagctcatcaccaagaaatcccagaaatgcctcaagggatgcactttcctcccaacaaatattgggaacaactcaacacttctctagaagacttgagttacaatatggatcaattaagggtggaacatcaagaacactccattattctctatgaaattagagaagatcaaaaagcaatgagggaggagcaacaaaggcaaggaagaggcatagaagagctcaaggacatcattggttcttcaagaagaaagcgccaccatcactgaggtggactcattccttgttcttatttctctgtttttttttcgttttttatgcttaatgtttatttatgtttgtgtctttcctacatgatcattagtatttagtaactatgtcttaaggctatgaataaatccataaatccttcatctctcttaaatgaaaaatgttttaatacaaaaagaacaagaagtacatgagttttgaatttatccttgaatttagtttaattgtattgatgtggtgacaatactttttgttttctaaatgaatgcttgaacagtgcatattttttatcttgttgtttataaatgttaaaattgttggctcttgaaagaatgatgaacaaagaaaaatgttattgacaatctgaaaaatcatgaaattaattcttgaagcaagaaaaagcagtgaaaaaaagcaaaagcttgtgaaaaaaaatttgcgaataaaaataatttagaaagaaaaagaaaaagcaagcagaaaaagccaatagcccttaaaaccaaaagacaagggtaaaaaggatccaaggctttgagcatcaatggatagaagggcccaaggaaataaaatccaggcctaagcggctaaatcaagctgtccctaaccatgtgcttgtggcatgcaggtccaagtgaaaagcctgagactgagtggttaaagtcgtgatccaaagcaaaaagagtgtgcttaagagctctgaacacctctaactggggactttagcaaagctgagtcacaatctgaaaaggttcacccagtcatgtgtctgtggcatttatgtatccggtggtaatactggaaaacaaagtgcttagggccatggccaagactcataaaagtagctgtgttcaagaatcaacatacttaactaagagaatcaataacactatctgaaactctgaattcctatagatgccaatcattctaaacttcaagggataaagtgagatacaaAAACTGTTcataagcaaaaagctacaagtcccgctcatttaattagaactaatattcattgatattttgagatttatagtatattctcttctttttatcctatttgattttcagttgtttggggacaagcaacaatttaagtttggtgttgtgatgagcggataatttatacgcttttttggcattgtttttaggtagtttttagtaggatctagctacttttagggatattttcattagtttttatgctaaattcacatttctggactttactatgagtttgtgtgtttttttgtgatttcatgtattttttgactgaaattgagggacctgagcaaaactctgataagaaggttgACAAAGGACAGCTGatattgttggattctgacctccctgtactcgaaataaattttctggagttacagaactccaaatggcgcgctctcaacgacgttggaaagtagacatctagagctttccagaaatatataatagtctatactttattcgagattagacgacgtaaactggcgctcaacgccagttccatgttgcattctggagtcaaacgccagaaacacgtcacgaaccagagttgaacgccaaaaacacgttacaacttggcgttcaactccaaaagaagtttctgcacgtgtaaagctcaagctcagcccaagcacacaccaagtgggcccaggaagtggatttctgcatcaattacttacttatgtaaaccctagtagctagtgtagtataaataggatattttactattgtattagacatcctggattgtatttttgatcctgtgatcacgttttgggggctggccattcggccatgcctggaccaccatcacttatgtattttcaatggtggagtttctacacaccatagattaagggtgtggagctctgctgtacctcgagttttaatgcaattactaatattttctattcaattcagtttattcctgttctaagatattcgttgcacttcaccataacgaatgtgattatccgtgacacttatcatcattctcacctatgaacgcatgactgacaaccacttctgttctaccttaggccgggcgtatatctcttggattccttaatcagaatctttgtggtataagctagaattgatggcggcattcatgagaatctgaaaagtctaaaccttgtctgtggtattccgaataggattcagggattgaatgactgtgacgagttttaaactcgtgattgttgggcgtgatgacaaacgcaaaagaatcaatggattctattccgacatgatcgagaactgacagatgattagccgtgctgtgacagagcatttggaccatttttcactgagaggatgggatgtagccattgacaacagtgatgccctacatacagcttgccatggaaaggagtaagaaggattggatgaaggtagtaggaaagcagagattcagaaggagcacagcatcttcatacgcc
The sequence above is drawn from the Arachis hypogaea cultivar Tifrunner chromosome 4, arahy.Tifrunner.gnm2.J5K5, whole genome shotgun sequence genome and encodes:
- the LOC112796542 gene encoding uncharacterized protein isoform X2 — translated: MEREDEDATRERRRLFRRALSSLLGSIEAAVAARACRAPVLTFSFYDYFLCFIGAVFDAKGADAILSFEKFCCNLPRPLLQNTRLS
- the LOC112796542 gene encoding probable protein S-acyltransferase 17 isoform X3: MEREDEDATRERRRLFRRALSSLLGSIEAAVAARACRAPVLTFSFYDYFLCFIGAVFDAKGADAILSFEKFCCNLPRPLLQIIYD